A window of the Pungitius pungitius chromosome 3, fPunPun2.1, whole genome shotgun sequence genome harbors these coding sequences:
- the LOC119210095 gene encoding mitochondrial intermediate peptidase-like has protein sequence MSACKSLLHFVKHRSLWTHVRRNVTTWSPVGAAFNAKHHKRLNVLEKNVGLFGVPELSCPAGFQAATETALKDSQRLVERACSGPPGVQTVESFDQLSDALCKVADLADFVKVAHPDPAFREAAEKACIEIGTVVEKLNTNVDLCKSLKILLDNPEIVAQLDPDTRRVAELFLFDFEISGIHLDDKLRKEAVALHVKLLDLNNEFLFGSHQPNRIARSAIPEHLHVHFADEGSFIQVGGLHADSPDDLVREIAYRIFLYPNADLMACLEELLKCRHKLATLVGYESYGHRALKGTMAKTPETVMSFLQLLTDKLSDRTAKDFTMLTNMKKKLNPQNSELMPWDHPYLSGVLRAERYNIEPSLYSPYLSLGACMEGLNHLFCELYGVSLVSEHAGAGEVWSEDVRKLAVVHETEGLMGHIYCDFFQRKDKPHQDCHFTIRGGRQCQETGRYQLPVVVLMLSLPHPTKRAPTLLTPGMMENLFHEMGHAMHSMLGRTRYQHVTGTRCATDFAEVPSILMEYFATDYRVVSRFARHYETGQPLPETMVARLCESKKVCGAADTQLQIFYAVLDQLYHSRPQNRSTTDILKETQQKFYGLPYAPNTAWQLRFSHLIGYGAKYYSYLMSRAVASMVWKQCFVQDPLNRDMGERYRRQMLAHGGAKEPMLMVEGMLQRQPTMEDFVDALVSELKPNFETFIMDSES, from the exons ATGTCCGCGTGCAAAAGCTTACTTCACTTTGTCAAGCACCGGAGCTTGTGGACGCACGTTCGGAGAAATGTCACGACGTGGTCGCCCGTCGGAGCTGCTTTCAATGCCAAACATCACAAACGACTCAACGTGTTGGAGAAAAATGTG GGTTTGTTTGGGGTGCCAGAGCTCAGCTGTCCTGCAGGCTTCCAGGCTGCCACAGAAACCGCTCTGAAGGACTCCCAGCGCCTGGTGGAAAGAGCCTGCTCCGGTCCTCCCGGGGTCCAGACGGTCGAGTCTTTCGACCAACTCTCGGATGCTTTGTGCAAAGTGGCTGATCTG GCGGACTTTGTTAAAGTGGCCCATCCAGATCCGGCgtttcgcgaggccgcagagaAGGCCTGCATAGAGATCGGCACGGTCGTGGAGAA GCTGAACACCAATGTTGATCTGTGCAAGAGCCTAAAAATATTGCTGGACAACCCGGAGATTGTGGCTCAGCTGGACCCTGATACGAG ACGAGTGGCGGAGCTGTTCTTGTTCGACTTTGAAATCAGTGGAATTCATCTGGATGACAAACTG AGGAAAGAGGCGGTGGCCCTCCACGTGAAGCTGTTGGATCTGAACAACGAGTTTCTGTTCGGCTCCCACCAGCCGAACAGAATCGCGAGGTCGGCCATTCCCGAACATCTGCACGTGCACTTTGCAGACGAAGGAAGCTTCATTCAAGTTGGGGGATTACACGCAGATTCCCCCGACGACTTG GTGCGAGAAATCGCCTACAGGATCTTCCTCTACCCGAATGCAGATTTGATGGCgtgcctggaggagctgctgaagtGCAGACACAAGCTGGCCACTCTGGTGGGCTACGAGTCGTACGGACACCGAGCCCTAAAGGGAACGATGGCCAAGACGCCAG AGACGGTGATGAGCTTTCTTCAGCTGTTAACAGACAAGCTGTCAGACAG AACGGCCAAAGACTTCACGATGCTGACgaacatgaagaaaaaactcAACCCTCAAAATTCT GAGCTGATGCCGTGGGATCATCCGTACCTCAGTGGTGTCTTGCGTGCCGAAAG GTACAACATAGAGCCCAGTCTGTACAGTCCTTATTTGTCCCTGGGCGCCTGCATGGAGGGTCTGAACCACCTCTTCTGTGAGCTGTACGGCGTGTCCCTCGTGTCCGAACACGCCGGTGCCGGAGAGGTCTGGAGCGAGGACGTCCGCAAGCTG GCTGTGGTACACGAGACGGAGGGGTTGATGGGACACATCTACTGTGACTTCTTCCAACGCAAGGACAAACCTCATcag gaCTGTCACTTCACCATCCGTGGTGGCCGCCAGTGCCAGGAAACGGGTCGGTACCAGCTCCCGGTCGTGGTGCTGATGCTGAGTTTGCCCCACCCGACCAAGAGGGCCCCCACCTTGCTCACCCCCGGCATGATGGAGAACCTCTTCCACGAGATGGGACACGCCATGCACTCCATGCTGGGACGCACGCGCTACCAGCATGTGACCG gaaccAGATGTGCGACTGACTTCGCCGAAGTCCCGTCCATCCTCATGGAGTACTTTGCCACCGACTACAGAGTCGTCAGCCGGTTTGCGCGCCACTACGAAACCGGACAG CCTCTCCCGGAGACGATGGTGGCTCGCCTGTGTGAGTCGAAGAAGGTGTGCGGCGCCGCGGACACACAACTGCAG ATTTTCTACGCCGTCTTGGACCAGCTCTACCACAGCCGGCCCCAGAACCGCAGCACCACAGACATCCTGAAGGAGACGCAGCAGAAGTTCTACGGCTTGCCTTACGCGCCCAACACG GCGTGGCAGCTGAGATTCAGCCACCTGATTGGCTACGGGGCCAAGTACTACTCCTACCTCATGTCCCGCGCCGTGGCCTCCATGGTGTGGAAGCAGTGCTTCGTTCAGGACCCTTTAAACAG ggACATGGGGGAGCGCTACCGCCGGCAGATGCTGGCCCACGGAGGCGCCAAGGAGCCCATGCTGATGGTGGAAG